From a single Leptospira levettii genomic region:
- a CDS encoding transglycosylase domain-containing protein: MSALSPKYLCPHCQKASRLPEPIPKEGKFQLTCAHCAEKVVLNFVDYRFEIVQILPSPKEDLKQDYQSFKIPVPSISDSIQDSSPRKTPSGKPKPFFEKRVVWEKEPKKENVKFSNNPLRLNRKSTNTRKNPSSFSYLRVAFTVTSILLFLFIVSFSYFVAGVLVTKKEVPMYLETLSKNIPTKILDRNGQVVSEIFQKRTSTLSLQDYPEDMISILLNIEDQKFFFHGGIDYSAILRAFFKNIINLSYKQGASTITQQLARIILDDRRKSLNRKWREAQLAFALESVLTKEQILETYMNHVYLGHGAFGFGEGIKFYFQKNPMELSKEEMVLLASLPSAPNKYSPLKNPEDSYTRVRAILNMFRNRGIYPNLDRDKFVSFYHNLSTRSPNETVFGSRHDIAPYVTEHVRAILSSIEGEKNIYESGGYTVETTLDRNAQELIGPIVREYLAKNKRSGKIQKRRVRLKPESPLDLAFRQKMEEISILNEMVWNPDHLEGDKDQTVIQAAIVGIQPNTGQVLFLHGGDEFNSSNQFNRVTQMRRQTGSSIKAVLYASAIDSGSIHAGMRILDAPLYYRGGGGKEWAPENLGGSFDGEISLRTALVKSKNTAAVQVAERLGSSGIEKYFTKFFFPNETEKKNRFRGDLSLALGTLEISPLEMASAFTSFVNQGTIKRPYLIQRIKNSKGNVLYEVGGSDEFKLKLPEERQVIRPDTAEVMISLLRDSGRASGVRNGGYTGDLIGKTGTTNDYKDAWFVGARPDLSLAVWVGYDNPKFGMGPSGLGGAVAAPLWGEILATIDKKSILPKTQFSLPVYAKPYKICTLSGKQASPTCPNTQELYLSDYPPEGPCTEDHKSTSSDHKDLMKGLY; encoded by the coding sequence ATGTCGGCACTTTCTCCCAAATACCTTTGTCCTCATTGCCAAAAAGCATCTCGTTTGCCAGAACCCATTCCAAAAGAAGGTAAGTTCCAACTAACGTGCGCTCATTGTGCAGAAAAAGTTGTATTAAATTTTGTCGATTATCGATTTGAAATTGTTCAAATCCTTCCAAGTCCAAAAGAGGATCTCAAACAAGACTACCAAAGTTTTAAAATTCCAGTTCCCAGTATCTCTGATTCAATTCAAGATTCTTCACCCAGAAAAACTCCCAGTGGAAAACCAAAACCTTTTTTCGAAAAGAGAGTTGTTTGGGAAAAAGAACCAAAAAAAGAAAATGTAAAATTTAGTAACAATCCATTACGTTTGAATCGAAAAAGTACTAACACACGTAAAAATCCATCTTCGTTTTCTTATTTACGTGTCGCCTTTACAGTCACATCGATCCTTTTGTTTTTATTCATTGTTAGTTTTTCTTATTTTGTGGCAGGTGTCCTTGTAACTAAAAAAGAAGTTCCTATGTATTTGGAAACTTTGTCAAAAAATATTCCAACTAAAATCTTGGATCGAAATGGACAAGTTGTCAGTGAAATTTTCCAAAAACGTACTTCTACTCTAAGTTTGCAAGATTATCCCGAAGATATGATTTCTATCTTATTAAATATAGAAGATCAAAAGTTTTTTTTCCATGGAGGGATTGATTATTCAGCTATCTTACGAGCTTTTTTTAAAAACATTATCAATCTAAGTTATAAACAAGGTGCATCCACTATCACGCAACAGTTAGCAAGGATCATTTTAGATGACAGACGCAAAAGTTTGAACCGTAAGTGGAGAGAAGCACAACTTGCGTTTGCATTAGAATCTGTATTAACAAAAGAACAAATTCTCGAAACCTATATGAACCATGTATATTTAGGGCATGGTGCCTTTGGATTTGGAGAAGGAATTAAATTTTATTTCCAAAAAAATCCAATGGAATTATCCAAAGAGGAGATGGTATTACTTGCTTCACTTCCTTCAGCACCTAATAAGTATTCACCATTAAAAAATCCTGAAGATTCCTATACGCGTGTTCGAGCCATTCTGAATATGTTTAGGAATCGTGGCATTTATCCCAATTTGGATCGAGATAAATTTGTTAGTTTTTATCATAATTTATCCACGAGGTCTCCAAATGAAACTGTATTTGGCTCTCGTCATGACATTGCTCCTTATGTGACGGAACATGTGCGTGCCATTTTGTCTTCAATTGAAGGTGAAAAAAATATTTATGAAAGTGGCGGATATACAGTTGAAACAACACTCGATCGGAATGCCCAAGAATTGATTGGTCCTATCGTAAGGGAATACTTAGCCAAAAATAAACGTTCAGGAAAAATTCAGAAAAGACGAGTTCGTTTAAAACCTGAATCACCACTCGACCTTGCATTTCGCCAAAAGATGGAAGAAATATCAATTTTGAATGAGATGGTATGGAATCCTGACCATTTAGAGGGGGATAAGGACCAAACTGTTATCCAAGCGGCAATTGTTGGAATTCAACCTAACACTGGACAGGTTTTATTCTTACATGGTGGTGATGAGTTTAATTCTTCGAACCAGTTCAATCGAGTTACCCAGATGCGAAGGCAAACTGGTAGTTCCATTAAAGCAGTGTTATATGCTTCTGCAATTGATTCAGGTTCCATTCATGCAGGAATGCGAATCTTAGATGCACCTTTGTATTACCGCGGGGGTGGAGGAAAAGAATGGGCTCCCGAAAATTTAGGGGGAAGTTTTGATGGAGAAATTTCACTTCGCACTGCACTTGTTAAATCCAAAAATACAGCTGCAGTACAAGTGGCGGAAAGACTTGGTAGTTCTGGGATTGAAAAGTATTTTACCAAATTCTTTTTTCCAAATGAAACAGAGAAAAAAAATAGGTTTCGCGGAGATCTTTCCTTGGCTCTCGGTACTCTTGAGATTTCACCATTGGAGATGGCTTCTGCGTTTACAAGTTTTGTGAACCAAGGTACCATCAAACGACCTTATTTAATCCAAAGGATCAAAAATTCCAAAGGGAATGTCCTCTACGAAGTAGGAGGAAGTGATGAGTTTAAATTAAAATTACCTGAAGAGAGACAAGTGATACGACCTGATACTGCTGAAGTGATGATCTCATTGTTGCGGGATAGTGGTAGAGCAAGTGGTGTAAGAAACGGCGGTTATACGGGAGATCTAATCGGTAAAACTGGTACCACAAACGATTATAAGGATGCTTGGTTTGTAGGAGCAAGACCTGATTTATCTCTTGCTGTTTGGGTTGGTTATGATAATCCAAAATTTGGAATGGGTCCAAGTGGTCTAGGTGGAGCAGTGGCGGCTCCACTTTGGGGTGAGATCCTTGCCACAATTGATAAAAAAAGTATTTTACCTAAAACACAATTTAGTTTGCCAGTTTATGCAAAACCTTATAAAATTTGTACATTATCGGGAAAACAGGCATCACCCACTTGTCCGAATACTCAAGAATTGTATTTGTCTGATTATCCACCGGAAGGTCCTTGTACGGAAGATCACAAATCTACTTCCTCGGATCATAAGGATTTAATGAAAGGATTGTATTAA
- a CDS encoding glutathione peroxidase → MQRKVLFAIFLFVGLNLFAGGKKMSFHNLKSVTIQGKEISLGEYKGHPVLVVNVASKCGYTPQYEGLEKLHLAYKDKGLKVIGFPSNDFGGQEPGTEAQIAEFCKLNFGVSFDLMKKTKVLGTDKDPVYQFLTENAKEKGDVKWNFEKFLIDKNGNVVNRFPSSTKPESVELKAAIESIL, encoded by the coding sequence ATGCAAAGAAAAGTTTTGTTTGCTATTTTTCTATTTGTTGGATTGAATCTGTTTGCTGGAGGAAAAAAAATGTCATTTCATAATTTAAAATCTGTTACCATCCAAGGAAAGGAAATTTCTCTCGGAGAGTATAAAGGCCATCCTGTTTTAGTTGTCAATGTTGCATCTAAATGTGGTTATACGCCACAATATGAAGGATTGGAAAAACTCCATCTCGCCTACAAAGATAAAGGTTTAAAAGTGATCGGTTTTCCATCCAATGACTTTGGTGGACAAGAACCAGGAACGGAAGCTCAAATTGCAGAATTTTGTAAGCTTAATTTCGGAGTCAGTTTTGATCTAATGAAAAAAACAAAAGTTTTAGGAACTGACAAAGATCCAGTGTACCAATTTTTAACTGAGAATGCGAAGGAAAAAGGTGACGTAAAATGGAACTTCGAAAAGTTTCTCATCGATAAAAATGGAAATGTTGTGAATCGATTTCCATCTTCCACAAAACCTGAAAGTGTTGAATTGAAAGCAGCCATTGAAAGTATTTTATAA
- a CDS encoding SPL family radical SAM protein has protein sequence MFKSFSHIYIEETVADHFRTKEILSKFPNAIQIPIRHYKDSFNRNSQNFRIQKQSPKLVLAEKKEHFLYPGSDFSPNFSHKYFYYNTLALNCIYDCEYCYLQGMFPSANLVLFVNWEDFFTETKKFLDNHGSLYLALSYDTDLLALESFFPATKSWIQFASTEPNLTLEIRTKSTNFQSIAHLTPNPNIILAWTISPQIVIDTIEHGTPSLQARIKTIQKTIEAGWKVRVCIDPVLRIPDWKIHYQSLAELLGKELNPKGITELSVGGFRMNLDFLKQITDKRKDSSILFHPFEKKDKIVSYSKEETEEILHVIIPSFEKHFDPSQINLSYP, from the coding sequence ATGTTTAAATCATTTTCACATATTTATATTGAGGAAACAGTCGCCGATCACTTTCGGACCAAGGAAATCCTATCCAAATTTCCCAATGCGATCCAAATTCCAATTCGCCACTACAAAGACAGTTTTAATCGAAATTCACAAAACTTTCGAATCCAAAAACAATCTCCAAAACTGGTGTTAGCTGAAAAAAAAGAACATTTTTTATATCCAGGAAGTGATTTTTCACCTAATTTTTCCCATAAATATTTTTATTACAATACATTAGCACTCAATTGTATTTACGATTGTGAGTATTGTTACTTACAAGGAATGTTTCCTTCCGCAAATCTTGTGTTATTCGTAAATTGGGAAGATTTTTTTACGGAAACAAAAAAGTTCTTAGACAATCATGGTTCTTTGTATTTGGCACTTTCGTATGACACTGATTTGTTGGCTTTGGAATCATTTTTCCCCGCAACAAAAAGTTGGATCCAATTTGCCTCAACGGAACCAAATTTGACCTTGGAAATCCGAACAAAATCTACCAATTTCCAATCCATTGCCCATCTAACACCAAACCCTAACATCATCCTTGCATGGACAATCAGCCCACAAATTGTCATCGATACGATAGAACATGGAACTCCCTCTTTACAAGCTAGGATCAAAACAATACAAAAAACAATCGAGGCCGGATGGAAAGTAAGAGTTTGTATTGATCCCGTCCTTCGTATCCCTGATTGGAAAATCCATTACCAATCGTTAGCCGAATTATTAGGGAAAGAACTAAATCCAAAAGGCATCACGGAACTCAGTGTGGGAGGTTTTCGTATGAATCTCGATTTTTTAAAACAGATCACAGACAAACGAAAGGACTCTTCCATTTTATTTCATCCATTTGAAAAAAAAGACAAAATTGTTTCGTATTCAAAAGAAGAGACGGAAGAGATCTTACATGTAATAATTCCTTCGTTTGAGAAACATTTTGATCCATCCCAAATAAATCTGAGTTATCCTTAA
- a CDS encoding phosphorylase: MPSLFFAVLSEAKPWIQKTKAKPVHHSGKFRIYKNDSMYIIISGVGKIAMALAVSEFAHLLPKEERDHMKVWNLGIVGSNQLNWKVGDFFWIHKVTDYATGKDYYPERMTKSVFGMETNLTTFDRPIAKIKTDNQFQVLNEKDLESVSLVDMEGVGFFEAASLYFPLENISIGKVISDHLEGNFCKPETVESILANLLEPLFLEWTNPLPWVTEDPFETRIWPEIWKEVKELRLTETMKHDLKKSLRFYFLRYPNTKIPMPNLEIVPKIKSKTEVKSFVEEWKKQLHV, encoded by the coding sequence ATGCCATCATTGTTTTTTGCAGTTCTTTCGGAAGCAAAACCTTGGATCCAAAAAACAAAAGCAAAACCAGTCCACCACTCTGGTAAATTCCGAATCTACAAAAATGATTCCATGTACATCATCATTTCAGGCGTTGGAAAAATTGCAATGGCACTTGCCGTTTCTGAGTTTGCACACCTTTTGCCAAAAGAAGAAAGAGACCATATGAAAGTATGGAATTTGGGAATTGTTGGTTCCAATCAATTAAATTGGAAGGTTGGTGACTTCTTTTGGATTCATAAAGTCACTGACTATGCTACCGGGAAGGACTATTATCCAGAAAGGATGACAAAATCTGTATTTGGAATGGAAACAAATCTCACAACATTTGATCGTCCCATTGCCAAAATCAAAACAGATAATCAGTTCCAAGTCTTAAACGAAAAGGATTTAGAATCGGTATCACTTGTTGATATGGAAGGTGTTGGGTTTTTTGAAGCGGCATCCCTTTATTTTCCACTGGAAAACATATCGATTGGGAAAGTGATCTCAGACCACTTAGAAGGGAATTTTTGCAAACCAGAAACTGTGGAATCCATATTGGCAAATCTGCTGGAACCATTATTCCTTGAATGGACTAACCCTCTCCCTTGGGTAACGGAAGATCCATTTGAAACAAGAATTTGGCCAGAAATATGGAAAGAAGTGAAAGAGCTTCGCCTTACAGAAACGATGAAACATGATCTTAAAAAATCTTTACGATTTTATTTTTTACGTTATCCAAATACAAAGATACCCATGCCCAACTTAGAAATTGTTCCCAAAATCAAATCGAAAACAGAAGTGAAATCATTTGTAGAGGAATGGAAAAAACAACTTCATGTTTAA
- a CDS encoding ChaN family lipoprotein — protein MKVFYKKTSCFFLFSVFVFGLFGQTIPNNLNIIRTKTSELVSMDDIIKETKQYDVIVLGEEHDNHELHRFYEGFLRKLYASDVFSLSLEMLEKDQQFIVDEYLNGTISESQFLTSIVHWKNFKTDYLPLVNITKENQCKVIAANPPRRYVNLISKKGLLAYRDFSPTAMTFLPQAYTLEKYLTKDYKQRLTDLFGGIEHTNQHKTNPQFMILGQATWDQGMAEAISAEIHKSGKKVVHLNGRFHSDRNGGVVFRLREMGHSVLVLSGFPKGKEEDSDFVKIADFVILTNDR, from the coding sequence TTGAAAGTATTTTATAAGAAAACATCCTGTTTCTTTTTATTTTCGGTTTTTGTGTTTGGGTTGTTTGGGCAAACAATTCCTAACAACCTAAACATCATTCGAACCAAAACTTCTGAATTAGTTTCCATGGATGACATCATCAAGGAAACAAAACAATATGATGTGATTGTACTCGGCGAAGAACACGATAATCACGAATTACATCGGTTTTACGAAGGGTTCTTACGTAAATTATATGCTTCAGATGTGTTCAGCTTATCACTAGAAATGTTAGAGAAAGACCAACAATTCATTGTGGATGAATACCTCAACGGAACCATCTCGGAATCTCAATTTTTAACATCCATCGTTCATTGGAAAAATTTCAAAACGGATTATTTGCCTCTTGTCAATATAACAAAAGAAAATCAATGTAAGGTGATCGCAGCAAATCCCCCAAGAAGGTATGTAAATTTGATTTCCAAAAAAGGCCTTTTGGCATACCGAGATTTTTCACCTACTGCGATGACTTTTCTACCCCAAGCCTACACCTTAGAAAAATATCTCACCAAAGATTACAAACAAAGGTTAACTGATCTTTTTGGCGGGATCGAACATACAAACCAACACAAAACCAATCCCCAATTCATGATACTTGGCCAAGCCACCTGGGACCAGGGTATGGCGGAGGCAATTTCCGCTGAAATCCATAAATCTGGCAAAAAAGTAGTCCATTTGAACGGTCGTTTTCATTCCGATCGGAATGGTGGAGTTGTGTTTAGGTTACGAGAAATGGGCCATTCTGTGTTGGTTTTATCCGGGTTTCCCAAGGGAAAAGAAGAGGATTCAGATTTTGTGAAAATCGCTGATTTTGTAATTTTAACAAATGACCGATAA
- a CDS encoding adenylate/guanylate cyclase domain-containing protein — protein MKKTFHLVVSFCLLFSIFSCAEVNRNKPIAEKGKIDLSSWDFLRDGNINLDGEWEFYWKETLSGIQIEKELGKEPKFIYQVVPSNWKGVDWFGETLGGYGYATYKLKVIFPENTPTLAFHNLDLSSAYRMYINGKLVVEQGSFGINPNYFEPSYKSILVDLEPVSGETEIVYEISNFHYSKGGFWESMEIGERRKLYDKVNRSYQITSFLAGSIFLWALYHLGLFLMRRQDKASLFIALFSLLIVMRLLTIGERNILDIIPSLPMSALIRLEFATIYISTIVFAYFYRLVFPNTVGQRTMYVLYTLITPFLVSLFLPVSVFTSQIHYFQIFLILVCVRITIAIIMAYRSDTVGAGLSLIGFSFVFGTVVHDILYQNNIINTMNITPFGFLGFILFQGYILSYGFTRAYLSIEKLKESLEISNKELNILKEGLEDIVVERTKELEVSKANIERLNEFAKTLNTSLELDSILNKAFDYLKEEVFCDSMILLLVDSENSKLQYHKALVSSTSELQLESKFRGVSFPLDPSAGLFYHVYKRNRPFRFAKVWESRLNESNQKFIQLIGKNPGMIIPLSSQGKVIAMLAIFSEHKGSSFSKAQLQLVENTAENIATAVTNSILVEEMNREKFIADNARLQMEDAKNEVVKLNEFTKKINSESSLSQIIDEMFDYILKSFEIEATLIQLIDPKKKELYTYKTTIPTYATEEQLHFAKSFRVPLNERGGIIYKTYLRKKTLFVPKPPKTYESELDEQIFSKLSLSSFIAVPLVVQNEVIGIAYFTSYQKPMEVTREVLRRISGFCDQIAGAIQNSLLLQLTEEERKKSERAKAEIQKMNEFAKTINSQNNLENILAEIFGFIRKNYKIENCVLYFLDKEFNEFRYLNHSGFDLLNDENVNFFKTLRFPLKEESGFVYKCYLRKRHFYMKHVPKSMPYQIDKQITEKSGMKGFLISPLVNNDEVVAMAMYGINDETIHFTSEEVNSIVGVSEHIASAINNHFLLKKIEEEKQRSDSLLLNILPKNVAEELQKKGRVNPVEFENVTLLMTSFPGFSQITGQLTPEELIEGLDLYFSRFDEIIKTKGMEKLRMTGDMYLAAGGLPVGNFTHAVDACLAALQIKNEVIRMMEDFKDIPFKPNGITIAIHSGPVVAGVIGKSKFNYDVWGKTVTQTQAIRRGGVGVSINISQETMDKVKRLFHIDNQRMINTYEGEQFPIYELLALKSDLADDSGILPNDKFERLYTQQKRGAKILIK, from the coding sequence ATGAAGAAAACGTTTCATTTGGTTGTATCATTCTGCCTTCTCTTTTCCATTTTTTCCTGTGCAGAAGTCAATCGGAACAAACCAATTGCTGAGAAAGGGAAAATCGACTTATCTTCATGGGATTTCCTCCGTGATGGAAACATCAACTTGGACGGAGAATGGGAATTTTATTGGAAAGAGACGTTAAGTGGCATTCAAATTGAAAAAGAACTAGGTAAAGAACCAAAGTTCATCTACCAAGTGGTTCCATCGAATTGGAAAGGTGTGGATTGGTTTGGAGAAACACTTGGTGGGTATGGATATGCGACATATAAACTAAAAGTAATTTTCCCAGAAAACACACCTACTTTAGCCTTTCATAATTTGGATCTCTCCTCTGCGTACCGAATGTACATCAATGGGAAATTGGTGGTCGAACAAGGTAGTTTTGGAATCAATCCAAACTATTTTGAACCTTCCTACAAATCCATCTTGGTGGATCTCGAACCAGTTTCTGGCGAAACAGAAATTGTTTATGAAATATCCAATTTCCATTATTCGAAGGGTGGATTTTGGGAAAGTATGGAAATTGGCGAAAGACGTAAGTTATATGACAAAGTCAATCGCAGTTACCAAATCACTTCCTTCTTAGCGGGAAGTATTTTCCTCTGGGCATTGTATCACCTAGGTTTGTTTCTCATGCGCAGGCAAGATAAAGCTAGTTTGTTTATTGCACTATTTAGTTTACTCATTGTTATGCGCCTTCTCACAATTGGTGAGAGAAATATTTTGGACATCATACCATCTCTCCCGATGTCTGCTCTCATTCGATTGGAATTTGCAACAATTTACATATCAACCATAGTTTTTGCATACTTCTATCGATTGGTATTCCCGAATACCGTGGGGCAAAGGACAATGTATGTTCTCTACACCCTCATCACTCCTTTTTTAGTTTCTTTGTTTTTACCTGTCTCTGTATTTACTTCACAAATCCATTATTTCCAAATTTTCCTCATACTTGTTTGTGTTCGTATCACCATTGCTATTATCATGGCCTATCGTTCTGATACGGTTGGAGCAGGATTATCACTCATTGGTTTTAGTTTTGTTTTTGGGACTGTTGTCCACGACATCTTATACCAAAACAATATCATCAATACAATGAATATCACTCCTTTTGGGTTTTTAGGTTTTATTTTGTTCCAAGGATATATTCTATCTTATGGATTCACAAGAGCTTATTTATCGATCGAAAAATTAAAAGAAAGTTTAGAAATTTCAAACAAAGAACTCAATATCCTAAAAGAGGGATTGGAAGATATCGTTGTCGAAAGGACAAAAGAATTAGAAGTTTCAAAAGCAAATATCGAAAGGCTCAATGAATTTGCAAAAACTCTCAACACATCTCTGGAGTTAGATAGTATCCTAAACAAAGCTTTCGATTATTTGAAAGAAGAAGTATTTTGCGATTCGATGATTCTATTACTTGTTGATTCTGAAAACAGTAAACTCCAATACCACAAAGCTTTAGTTTCTTCCACATCCGAATTACAACTTGAATCAAAATTTCGCGGAGTCAGTTTCCCTTTAGACCCAAGTGCTGGATTGTTTTACCATGTTTATAAACGGAATCGTCCCTTTCGATTTGCAAAAGTATGGGAATCTCGTTTAAATGAATCCAATCAAAAATTCATCCAATTGATTGGGAAAAATCCAGGAATGATCATTCCATTAAGTTCACAAGGGAAAGTCATCGCGATGTTAGCGATTTTCAGTGAACACAAGGGATCAAGTTTTTCTAAAGCCCAATTACAATTGGTCGAAAATACTGCTGAAAACATCGCAACTGCAGTAACAAATTCCATTCTTGTGGAAGAAATGAACCGAGAGAAGTTCATTGCGGATAACGCTCGTTTGCAAATGGAAGATGCCAAAAACGAAGTTGTCAAACTCAATGAATTCACCAAAAAAATAAACTCTGAATCTAGTTTGTCTCAAATTATAGATGAGATGTTTGACTATATACTAAAGAGTTTCGAAATTGAAGCTACACTCATACAACTAATTGATCCTAAAAAAAAGGAATTGTATACATACAAAACTACCATTCCTACATATGCAACTGAAGAACAGTTACATTTCGCAAAATCCTTTCGCGTTCCATTAAATGAAAGAGGAGGGATCATTTATAAAACGTATTTACGAAAAAAAACATTATTTGTTCCTAAACCTCCCAAAACATACGAATCAGAGTTAGATGAACAAATTTTTTCAAAGTTAAGCTTATCTTCCTTTATTGCAGTACCACTGGTTGTGCAAAACGAAGTGATTGGAATTGCCTATTTTACTTCGTACCAAAAACCAATGGAAGTCACTCGCGAAGTGCTCAGACGAATCTCTGGTTTTTGTGATCAAATCGCTGGTGCAATTCAAAATTCATTATTACTCCAATTAACCGAAGAAGAACGAAAAAAATCGGAAAGAGCAAAAGCAGAAATTCAAAAAATGAATGAGTTTGCAAAAACGATAAACTCTCAAAACAATTTAGAAAATATTCTCGCCGAAATTTTTGGGTTCATTCGCAAAAACTATAAAATTGAAAACTGTGTCTTGTATTTTCTCGACAAAGAATTCAATGAGTTTCGTTATTTAAACCATTCCGGCTTTGACTTGTTAAATGATGAAAACGTGAATTTTTTTAAGACCCTAAGATTCCCACTCAAAGAGGAAAGTGGATTCGTTTATAAATGTTACCTACGAAAAAGACATTTTTACATGAAACATGTTCCTAAATCAATGCCTTATCAAATTGATAAACAGATTACTGAAAAATCAGGAATGAAAGGTTTTTTAATTTCTCCTTTAGTGAATAACGATGAAGTTGTGGCTATGGCTATGTATGGAATCAATGATGAAACTATACATTTTACCAGTGAAGAAGTAAATTCCATCGTAGGTGTTTCGGAACACATTGCAAGTGCCATCAACAATCACTTTTTACTCAAAAAAATTGAAGAAGAAAAACAAAGATCCGATTCTCTTTTACTCAACATTCTCCCCAAAAACGTAGCAGAAGAACTGCAAAAGAAAGGGCGAGTGAATCCCGTTGAATTTGAAAATGTAACATTACTCATGACCAGTTTTCCTGGTTTCTCTCAAATTACAGGACAACTCACACCAGAAGAATTAATTGAAGGCCTTGATTTGTATTTCTCTCGATTTGATGAGATCATCAAAACAAAGGGAATGGAAAAATTAAGGATGACTGGTGATATGTATTTAGCTGCTGGAGGTTTGCCTGTTGGAAACTTCACTCATGCAGTTGATGCCTGCCTTGCTGCCTTACAAATTAAAAATGAAGTGATTCGTATGATGGAAGATTTTAAAGACATTCCATTCAAACCGAATGGAATTACCATTGCAATTCACTCAGGGCCTGTTGTTGCGGGAGTGATTGGAAAATCAAAATTCAATTATGATGTTTGGGGGAAAACGGTCACACAAACACAAGCCATCAGACGTGGTGGAGTTGGTGTTTCAATTAACATCTCCCAAGAAACAATGGATAAAGTGAAACGATTGTTCCACATCGACAACCAAAGAATGATCAATACTTACGAAGGGGAACAATTCCCTATTTACGAATTGTTAGCATTAAAATCGGATTTAGCAGACGATTCAGGAATCCTTCCCAATGATAAATTTGAAAGGTTATATACCCAACAAAAACGGGGAGCAAAAATCCTAATCAAATGA